A region of Maridesulfovibrio sp. DNA encodes the following proteins:
- a CDS encoding methyl-accepting chemotaxis protein: MLKNLSIGARFFMLLALMVLFLIVTGFFFLGAIRDITAFGVSSTEEIMFQDQKDKVKVATLAMARSLGEEMNVVSGEEERLEFLRAALDPVRFESDNSGYFFVYKGTVNMVMPPKKSLQGKDLGGLKDQNGLFLIRELSKAAHAGGGFVKYYFDKPGAGIQPKISYSMMIPGTDMWIGTGVYIDNIEVETTKMGNEMRESANSYTMKIVLGAGAVLLLLVLPLAIYLIRSIVNPLVESTKAATEVAEGNLDVSLNPEGRNEISTLQTALNTMVGTLSSNLENIKAKEAEAQEQARIAEESAAQAREAQIRAEGAKKEGMLAAANRLQEVVERVSSITSDVSSSAEEIQRGSEFQKQRVAETATAMEEMNATVLEVARNATETNESSERSMEKAREGAKVVQDVIAAMGNIQERTSNLKESMEHLDTQAVDIGNVLGVINDIADQTNLLALNAAIEAARAGDAGRGFAVVADEVRKLAEKTIGATEEVENSINSIQKLARENVRGMDSTVDAVASATDLSRSSGEMLDEIVELAGNSADQVRSIATAAEEQSATSDEINRSVGEIDSMTEENARNSQTAAEGTRSLTAEVQELLNLVEELRSEE; encoded by the coding sequence ATGTTGAAGAATTTATCAATAGGCGCACGTTTTTTTATGCTGCTGGCTTTGATGGTGCTTTTTTTGATCGTTACCGGTTTTTTCTTTCTGGGAGCCATTCGGGACATAACAGCCTTCGGTGTGAGTAGTACTGAGGAAATCATGTTTCAGGACCAGAAGGACAAGGTTAAGGTTGCCACTCTAGCCATGGCCCGTTCGCTAGGTGAAGAGATGAATGTTGTTTCCGGGGAAGAGGAACGATTGGAATTCCTTCGTGCAGCTCTTGATCCGGTTCGGTTTGAGAGTGATAACTCCGGTTATTTTTTCGTATACAAGGGAACTGTAAATATGGTCATGCCGCCCAAGAAGTCCCTGCAAGGCAAGGATCTCGGCGGACTGAAGGATCAGAACGGCCTGTTTCTCATCCGGGAACTTTCCAAGGCTGCTCATGCCGGTGGCGGATTTGTGAAGTATTACTTTGATAAGCCTGGAGCCGGTATTCAGCCCAAGATCAGCTATTCCATGATGATTCCCGGAACCGACATGTGGATCGGTACCGGTGTCTACATTGATAATATCGAAGTAGAAACCACCAAGATGGGTAATGAAATGCGTGAAAGCGCTAACAGCTATACCATGAAGATCGTTCTTGGTGCAGGTGCAGTTCTGCTGCTATTGGTGTTGCCTCTTGCCATCTACCTGATTCGGTCCATTGTAAATCCTCTGGTTGAATCTACCAAGGCAGCCACTGAGGTTGCGGAAGGTAATCTGGATGTTTCACTTAATCCCGAAGGACGTAATGAAATATCCACCTTGCAGACGGCTCTTAATACTATGGTCGGAACCTTGTCCTCCAACCTTGAAAACATCAAGGCTAAGGAAGCCGAAGCTCAGGAACAGGCCCGTATTGCAGAAGAATCCGCTGCTCAGGCCCGCGAAGCCCAGATAAGGGCCGAGGGCGCCAAGAAGGAAGGTATGCTTGCTGCTGCAAACAGGTTGCAGGAAGTAGTTGAGCGCGTTTCTAGCATCACAAGTGACGTTTCCAGCAGTGCTGAAGAAATTCAGCGCGGGAGCGAATTCCAGAAGCAGCGCGTGGCTGAAACCGCTACTGCCATGGAAGAAATGAATGCGACCGTTCTTGAAGTTGCCAGGAATGCCACCGAAACCAATGAGAGCTCTGAAAGGTCCATGGAAAAGGCTCGTGAGGGAGCCAAGGTTGTGCAGGATGTTATTGCTGCCATGGGCAACATTCAGGAACGTACTTCCAATCTGAAGGAGTCTATGGAGCATCTTGATACACAGGCTGTGGATATCGGCAACGTTTTGGGTGTAATTAATGACATTGCAGATCAGACCAATCTGTTGGCTTTGAATGCCGCTATTGAGGCTGCCCGTGCAGGCGATGCCGGAAGAGGCTTTGCTGTGGTTGCCGATGAGGTTCGAAAGCTTGCTGAAAAGACCATAGGTGCTACCGAAGAGGTTGAAAACAGTATTAATTCAATTCAGAAGTTGGCCCGTGAGAATGTGAGGGGGATGGATTCCACTGTAGACGCTGTAGCAAGTGCTACTGACCTTTCACGCTCCTCGGGCGAAATGCTGGATGAGATTGTCGAGCTGGCTGGTAATTCAGCAGATCAGGTACGTTCAATCGCTACCGCAGCAGAAGAACAGTCCGCCACTTCAGATGAGATCAACCGCAGCGTCGGTGAAATTGATTCCATGACTGAGGAAAATGCCCGTAACAGCCAGACTGCAGCAGAAGGAACCCGCTCGCTCACAGCGGAAGTTCAGGAACTTCTTAATCTGGTTGAAGAATTGCGAAGTGAAGAGTAG
- a CDS encoding Dabb family protein, translating into MIKHIVMWNLKEEAAGGTAAENGAKVKEMIEALNGKIAELKHVEVSVDVFEATQKWDMVLYSEFDSKEDLQTYAVHPLHQECVAFIKQVVTSRDAIDYVI; encoded by the coding sequence ATGATTAAACATATCGTAATGTGGAACCTGAAAGAAGAAGCTGCAGGCGGAACTGCTGCTGAAAACGGAGCTAAAGTCAAAGAAATGATTGAAGCCCTTAACGGCAAGATTGCTGAACTCAAACATGTTGAAGTCAGTGTGGATGTTTTTGAAGCCACACAGAAATGGGACATGGTTCTTTATTCAGAGTTTGATAGTAAAGAAGATCTGCAGACTTATGCAGTTCACCCCCTGCATCAGGAATGCGTTGCTTTCATTAAGCAAGTGGTGACTTCCCGCGATGCTATCGATTACGTGATCTAG
- the dhaK gene encoding dihydroxyacetone kinase subunit DhaK codes for MKKLINDVENVVKEQLEGMALAHPELKVNYDPYYVVRADAPVEGKVAVISGGGSGHEPMHGGFVGKGMLDGACPGEVFTSPTPDQMYECAKAVDSGAGVLFMVKNYTGDVMNFEAAAELVAAEGIKVQNILIDDDVAVKDSLYTAGRRGVGTTVLAEKIVGAAAEAGYDLEKCSDLCRKVNQYGRSFGVALTSCIVPAAGKPTFELAEDEVEMGIGIHGEPGIERTPLKSVDEMTQYAAEQIIDDPAYSRTVREWNGSEWEDKELTDEPFAKGDNVIAFVNSMGGTPVSELYAVYRKLDEVCKAKGIKIVRNLIGPYITSLEMQGFSITLLKVDDEMLKFWDAPAQTPGFVR; via the coding sequence ATGAAAAAATTGATCAATGATGTGGAAAATGTGGTTAAGGAGCAGCTTGAGGGGATGGCCCTCGCTCACCCTGAACTGAAAGTCAACTACGATCCCTATTACGTAGTTCGTGCTGATGCTCCGGTTGAAGGAAAGGTTGCCGTTATTTCCGGCGGCGGTTCCGGCCACGAACCCATGCACGGCGGTTTTGTCGGCAAAGGAATGCTCGACGGCGCCTGCCCCGGCGAAGTTTTTACTTCTCCCACACCCGACCAGATGTACGAATGCGCAAAGGCTGTAGATAGCGGTGCAGGCGTTCTTTTTATGGTAAAGAACTACACTGGCGATGTAATGAACTTTGAAGCAGCGGCCGAGCTGGTTGCAGCCGAAGGTATCAAAGTTCAGAATATTTTGATTGATGATGACGTGGCAGTTAAGGATAGTCTTTACACTGCTGGACGTAGAGGCGTTGGAACCACTGTTCTTGCTGAAAAGATTGTCGGTGCTGCTGCTGAAGCAGGGTACGACCTTGAAAAATGCTCCGATCTTTGCCGCAAGGTTAACCAGTATGGTCGTTCGTTCGGTGTTGCCCTGACTTCCTGCATTGTTCCCGCAGCAGGCAAGCCCACCTTCGAACTTGCTGAAGACGAAGTCGAGATGGGTATCGGCATCCACGGCGAGCCCGGCATCGAGCGTACCCCGCTCAAGTCTGTTGACGAAATGACCCAGTACGCAGCGGAACAGATCATTGATGATCCCGCATACAGCCGCACCGTCCGCGAATGGAACGGTTCCGAGTGGGAAGACAAAGAACTTACTGACGAGCCTTTCGCCAAAGGCGATAATGTCATCGCATTTGTTAACAGTATGGGCGGAACCCCGGTTTCCGAACTTTACGCTGTGTACAGAAAGCTTGATGAAGTCTGCAAAGCCAAGGGTATCAAAATTGTCCGCAATCTGATCGGACCTTACATTACTTCTTTGGAAATGCAGGGTTTCTCTATTACTCTGCTCAAGGTTGATGATGAAATGCTCAAGTTCTGGGATGCACCGGCACAGACTCCCGGTTTTGTCCGCTAA
- a CDS encoding glycosyltransferase family 2 protein yields MTNHYELSIVIPVYNEQDNLRKLMQEIDAALEPLDTPYEIIFVDDGSKDNSLAVLKDISLTYPKARYISFSENRGQSAAFCAGFDEARAPRVATMDADLQNDPADLPAMLALYNEGHDMTIGWRQKRKDVWIKRIGSKIANAIRNRMTNETVRDTGCSLKIMNTIMVRAIPRFNGMHRFLPTLMKMQGASVAEMKVNHRPRFEGESKYGTLDRAIAGGYDLLGVRWLLGRHFSYSVKERSGDE; encoded by the coding sequence ATGACAAACCACTACGAACTTTCCATCGTAATCCCTGTTTACAACGAACAGGACAATTTACGAAAACTGATGCAGGAAATTGATGCAGCCCTTGAGCCGCTCGATACTCCATACGAAATTATATTTGTAGATGACGGCAGCAAGGATAACAGCCTTGCCGTGCTCAAAGATATTTCATTAACCTACCCCAAGGCCCGCTACATTTCCTTTTCGGAAAACCGTGGGCAGTCCGCAGCTTTCTGTGCAGGATTTGATGAGGCCCGCGCACCTCGTGTCGCCACCATGGACGCTGACCTGCAAAATGATCCTGCAGACCTTCCGGCCATGCTTGCCCTATACAATGAGGGGCACGACATGACCATCGGCTGGCGTCAGAAACGCAAGGATGTCTGGATCAAACGCATCGGTTCCAAAATCGCCAACGCCATCCGTAACAGGATGACCAACGAAACCGTGCGGGATACCGGATGTTCGCTTAAAATAATGAATACCATCATGGTCCGGGCTATTCCTCGCTTCAACGGCATGCATCGTTTCCTGCCCACTCTCATGAAAATGCAGGGCGCATCTGTTGCAGAAATGAAAGTCAACCACCGTCCCCGCTTCGAAGGTGAATCCAAGTACGGAACCCTCGACCGGGCAATAGCAGGAGGGTATGACCTGCTTGGCGTACGCTGGCTGCTGGGACGCCATTTTTCATATTCAGTTAAAGAACGCAGCGGCGATGAATAA
- a CDS encoding VTT domain-containing protein, translating into MSAISSESKVSVKALIKGLAMLAVMGLSVYLIRYAGLADALDTHWVDEHVRSRGLIGVLTYVGLSAFFSAVGFPRQVICFMGGYAYGFALGTLLGSIGTGLGCAGAFIYSRLVGRSFIQNKFGARIQKVDNFLSRSPFNMALTIRFFPLGSNVITNILAGVTSIPALPFILGSTVGYLPQNMVFALFGSGVEVSSSIRMVMAVVLFVISTLLGFKIYRKYRNQAEAVVE; encoded by the coding sequence ATGAGCGCGATAAGCAGCGAATCAAAAGTCAGCGTCAAGGCCCTGATCAAAGGACTGGCTATGCTCGCGGTTATGGGTTTATCGGTTTACCTGATCCGTTATGCAGGACTAGCCGATGCCCTGGATACCCACTGGGTAGACGAGCATGTGCGTTCTCGCGGCTTAATCGGAGTCCTCACCTATGTAGGGTTGTCGGCATTCTTCTCTGCTGTCGGCTTTCCCAGACAGGTGATCTGCTTTATGGGAGGCTACGCATACGGCTTCGCATTGGGAACCCTGCTGGGAAGTATCGGAACCGGGCTTGGTTGCGCAGGAGCGTTTATTTACTCACGGCTGGTGGGCCGCTCTTTCATTCAAAACAAATTCGGCGCCCGTATCCAGAAAGTGGACAATTTCCTGAGCCGCAGCCCATTCAACATGGCCCTGACCATCCGCTTTTTCCCGCTGGGCAGCAACGTAATAACCAACATTCTTGCGGGTGTGACCAGTATTCCTGCCTTGCCCTTCATATTAGGATCAACTGTCGGCTACCTGCCCCAGAATATGGTCTTTGCCCTGTTCGGAAGCGGGGTGGAAGTATCTTCCTCTATCCGTATGGTCATGGCCGTGGTGCTGTTTGTTATCTCCACCCTGCTGGGGTTCAAGATCTACCGCAAATACCGCAATCAGGCGGAAGCTGTTGTAGAATAA
- a CDS encoding YitT family protein: protein MLEPLKSVLGKGTLISFDFTYSVWWNIMLITVGSTICSVAIKSLAVPHEFLAGGIFGLASLVFYKFSFLTPGWLFFILNIPLFIFAWIKVSRRFFGYSLYATFAATIAYEFINIHLPVYNHIYAAVACGTLLGFGAGIVLRSLGSNGGLDVLAVYLFQRFNIGIGKVYLVFNFILFSLSLFELPLDTIIASLILVFISATVVEQTLSMFNQRKVVFIISDNIELICHDILHEMKQSATFIKGQGAYLREDRNILMTVVNNIQLKKLEEIAFRHDERVLFIVENTFSVIGASFSRRKVY, encoded by the coding sequence ATGTTAGAGCCGCTTAAGTCCGTATTAGGCAAGGGAACCTTAATAAGCTTTGATTTTACCTATTCTGTCTGGTGGAACATCATGTTGATCACGGTCGGATCGACTATATGTTCTGTCGCAATTAAGAGTCTTGCGGTGCCGCACGAGTTCCTTGCGGGAGGGATTTTCGGTTTGGCTTCTCTTGTATTTTATAAATTTAGTTTTTTAACACCAGGTTGGCTTTTCTTTATACTAAATATTCCGCTTTTTATTTTTGCTTGGATAAAGGTAAGCAGACGGTTTTTTGGGTATAGCCTATATGCAACATTTGCCGCGACTATTGCATACGAATTCATTAATATACACCTTCCGGTGTATAATCATATTTATGCTGCTGTGGCATGCGGAACATTGCTTGGTTTTGGTGCTGGAATAGTACTGCGGTCTCTTGGATCAAACGGAGGTCTTGATGTTCTGGCTGTGTACTTGTTTCAGCGGTTTAATATTGGAATTGGTAAGGTCTATCTTGTTTTCAATTTTATCCTTTTCAGCTTAAGTCTGTTTGAGTTGCCGCTAGATACAATAATTGCCTCGCTAATCCTTGTGTTTATCTCGGCAACCGTGGTTGAGCAGACTCTCTCAATGTTTAACCAACGTAAGGTTGTCTTTATTATTTCTGATAATATAGAATTGATCTGCCATGATATTCTGCACGAAATGAAGCAGAGTGCCACTTTTATTAAGGGGCAGGGAGCTTATTTACGTGAGGATAGGAATATTTTGATGACAGTAGTGAACAATATCCAATTAAAGAAACTGGAAGAAATAGCTTTCCGGCATGATGAGAGGGTTTTGTTTATTGTTGAAAATACGTTTTCGGTTATCGGGGCAAGTTTTTCGCGCAGAAAAGTTTATTAG
- a CDS encoding Hpt domain-containing protein, with amino-acid sequence MASELIEIITEHLQGKAGVPAEKIIGFLKETSVHLRVIMDTLDEAIDEGEFEDVVASSHMLKGSLVNLGLEELSIVAGKIETAASSTSPLYLSCYYMRLRRELLPLLDYADKR; translated from the coding sequence ATGGCTTCTGAACTCATTGAGATCATTACAGAACATTTGCAGGGTAAAGCAGGTGTCCCGGCTGAAAAGATAATTGGGTTTCTCAAAGAAACGTCAGTTCATCTTCGGGTAATTATGGATACTCTTGATGAGGCCATTGATGAAGGTGAGTTTGAAGACGTGGTCGCCAGTTCCCATATGCTCAAGGGGAGTCTTGTAAACCTTGGGCTGGAGGAACTCAGCATTGTGGCGGGAAAAATCGAAACAGCAGCTTCAAGCACTTCTCCCCTGTATCTGAGCTGCTATTATATGCGATTACGCAGAGAGCTTTTACCTCTGCTTGATTATGCGGATAAAAGATGA
- a CDS encoding alpha/beta fold hydrolase — protein sequence MPLLQPPPYKPKFPLQSGHIQTIFPRLFRKVSLPPVVKRRIDTPDGDFLDIDWHLASSSRLAVIAHGLEGNSRRPYVLGMARALVLAGWDCITYSFRGCSREMNKAPGMYHSGDTRDLHTVLKYGLDHGIYENAALIGFSMGGNHVLKYLGENPDIVPNKVKRAIGISVPCDLEASATRLCAKSNFIYTNYFLRSLKQKIKLKNKQFPDLYPLEKLSSIKNIVDFDNAYTAPINGFADAADYYRKSSCKQYLENIRVPSLILNAKDDPFLTPECYPVQEAEKNQYLSLQITNFGGHVGFADLPMEKQLWSEDRTVRFLNT from the coding sequence ATGCCTTTATTGCAACCCCCGCCCTATAAACCCAAATTTCCTCTCCAATCCGGTCACATCCAAACAATTTTCCCTCGTCTTTTCCGGAAAGTCAGCCTACCGCCTGTAGTAAAAAGAAGAATCGACACACCTGATGGAGACTTCCTTGATATTGACTGGCACCTTGCGAGCAGCTCCAGACTTGCCGTGATTGCGCACGGACTTGAAGGCAATTCCCGCAGACCGTATGTGCTTGGTATGGCCCGCGCTCTGGTGCTGGCAGGGTGGGACTGCATAACATACAGCTTCCGGGGCTGCAGCCGCGAGATGAACAAAGCTCCCGGCATGTACCACAGTGGTGATACCAGAGACCTGCACACAGTTCTTAAATACGGCCTTGATCATGGTATTTACGAAAATGCAGCCCTTATCGGCTTCAGCATGGGTGGCAACCACGTGCTAAAGTATCTTGGTGAAAATCCCGACATCGTCCCGAACAAAGTAAAAAGAGCCATTGGTATTTCAGTACCATGCGATCTGGAAGCTTCGGCCACAAGGCTCTGTGCAAAATCCAATTTTATTTATACAAATTATTTTCTTCGATCATTGAAACAAAAAATAAAATTGAAAAACAAACAATTTCCGGACCTCTATCCTCTCGAAAAACTTTCTTCCATCAAAAATATAGTTGATTTCGACAACGCATACACCGCCCCCATCAACGGCTTTGCTGATGCAGCTGACTACTACCGCAAATCTTCCTGCAAACAATATCTAGAAAATATCCGGGTACCTTCACTAATACTGAATGCCAAGGACGACCCCTTCCTGACCCCTGAGTGCTACCCTGTTCAGGAAGCGGAAAAAAACCAGTACCTGTCTCTGCAGATAACAAACTTCGGCGGTCATGTCGGATTCGCTGACCTGCCGATGGAAAAACAACTCTGGTCTGAGGATAGGACAGTAAGATTTCTGAATACATAA
- a CDS encoding methyl-accepting chemotaxis protein produces MLKNLSIGGRFVLLLVSTLVFIMLCCGMFLLEIKSVVGVGIHEVETGMVRGHKDKIEVATQAAADMLAAHIKDINGEDEKIAYVRKVVDHFRFEKDKSGYFFVYRGTTVITVPTKKSLQGKDLGGAKDKNGVYFVKELSEVAHAGGGFVEYVFDKPGKGLQPKLAYATMIPGSDLWIGTGVYIDNVDAEKARINQELGDAVKAETIRIVLIMLALLLFILTPLCIVIVRSIVRPIQDATDAASRVAEGDLSISLNPAGKSEISTLQSSLNTMVETLDANLKDIKRKEAESAEQARVAQNMAAEAEKARQQAEGAKREGMLAAATKLESVLNNIVKISRDVEKSTNEIMNGSDFQKQRIAETATAMEEMNATVLEVARNATETNEDTEMTRDKAAEGQGVVQGTIESMVGIQNQTNALEQLMDQLNTQSIEIGNVMSVINDIADQTNLLALNAAIEAARAGEAGRGFAVVADEVRKLAEKTIGATDEVDKSISSIQRLAKQNIEGMRTAVEAIGGATEHSRASGDVLSEIVQLASNAAGQVQSIATAAEEQSATSDEINRSIAEIDSMTEDNARNSMLAAEAATNLSREVDALVALVEELRS; encoded by the coding sequence ATGTTGAAGAATTTGTCAATTGGCGGACGTTTTGTGTTATTGCTTGTGTCAACACTGGTATTTATAATGCTATGTTGCGGCATGTTCCTTTTGGAAATTAAATCCGTAGTAGGTGTTGGAATCCATGAAGTGGAAACCGGTATGGTGCGGGGGCACAAGGACAAGATTGAAGTCGCCACGCAGGCTGCCGCTGATATGTTGGCAGCGCACATTAAAGACATTAATGGTGAGGATGAGAAAATAGCTTATGTACGCAAGGTTGTGGATCATTTCCGCTTTGAAAAAGATAAGTCCGGGTACTTTTTTGTTTACCGTGGAACTACAGTAATTACTGTTCCCACTAAGAAGTCATTGCAGGGGAAGGATCTTGGGGGAGCAAAAGACAAGAACGGCGTATATTTTGTTAAAGAGCTTTCAGAAGTAGCACATGCCGGTGGCGGCTTTGTAGAGTACGTGTTCGACAAACCGGGCAAAGGCCTTCAGCCTAAACTTGCCTATGCGACAATGATTCCGGGCAGTGATCTTTGGATCGGGACCGGTGTTTATATTGATAATGTTGATGCTGAAAAAGCCCGCATTAATCAGGAGTTGGGGGATGCCGTCAAGGCCGAGACAATTAGGATTGTTCTGATCATGCTGGCGTTGCTTCTCTTTATTCTTACCCCGCTTTGTATTGTCATCGTACGTTCAATTGTCAGGCCTATTCAGGATGCTACAGATGCTGCCAGCCGTGTAGCTGAAGGAGATTTGTCTATCTCTCTCAATCCTGCCGGCAAAAGTGAGATTTCTACTCTGCAGTCTTCCCTCAATACCATGGTTGAAACCCTTGATGCCAACCTCAAGGATATCAAGCGTAAGGAGGCTGAGTCTGCAGAACAGGCCAGAGTCGCTCAAAACATGGCTGCCGAAGCAGAAAAAGCACGTCAGCAGGCAGAGGGAGCCAAGCGGGAAGGTATGTTGGCCGCTGCAACCAAGCTAGAGAGTGTGCTTAATAATATTGTGAAAATTTCAAGGGATGTCGAAAAATCCACTAATGAAATCATGAACGGCAGCGATTTCCAGAAGCAGCGTATTGCCGAGACTGCAACTGCCATGGAAGAAATGAACGCTACTGTTCTTGAAGTTGCCAGGAATGCCACTGAAACCAATGAAGACACCGAAATGACGAGGGATAAGGCTGCAGAAGGTCAAGGTGTTGTGCAAGGTACCATCGAATCCATGGTCGGTATTCAAAACCAGACAAACGCACTGGAACAGCTTATGGATCAGCTCAATACCCAATCCATAGAAATTGGTAATGTAATGAGCGTAATTAATGATATTGCAGACCAGACAAACCTGTTGGCCCTGAACGCTGCCATTGAGGCTGCCCGTGCAGGTGAAGCAGGACGGGGATTTGCTGTTGTCGCAGATGAAGTACGCAAGCTTGCTGAAAAGACTATCGGTGCTACTGATGAAGTGGATAAGTCTATTTCTTCCATTCAAAGGTTGGCCAAACAGAATATTGAAGGTATGCGCACAGCTGTAGAGGCTATTGGCGGAGCAACAGAACACTCCCGTGCGTCTGGAGATGTTTTGTCCGAGATTGTACAACTGGCCTCCAATGCAGCCGGACAGGTCCAGTCCATTGCCACTGCAGCAGAAGAGCAGTCCGCTACTTCCGACGAGATTAACCGCAGTATCGCTGAAATTGATTCCATGACTGAAGACAACGCCCGTAACAGCATGCTCGCAGCCGAGGCGGCTACCAACCTTTCCCGTGAGGTAGACGCTCTGGTGGCACTGGTTGAGGAACTCAGGAGTTAA
- the dhaL gene encoding dihydroxyacetone kinase subunit DhaL produces MSMNKAQLIAWLGRLNEVYADKKEYLTELDAAIGDADHGINMNRGFGKVIEKLPTVETKDIGTILKTVGMTLMSSVGGASGPLYGTFWMKGGMLMGGKEELSPEDFAKVIEAGVEGILQRGRPDLGDKTLYDLWAPVLEVIKEKAGNGDDVLAIVEAALPVGEKALADTIPLQARKGRASYLGERSIGHQDPGATSSYYMLETLKEVLS; encoded by the coding sequence ATGTCCATGAACAAGGCCCAACTTATTGCATGGCTCGGCAGACTGAATGAAGTTTATGCTGACAAAAAAGAATATCTCACTGAACTTGATGCCGCTATCGGTGATGCCGACCACGGAATCAACATGAACCGCGGCTTCGGCAAGGTTATCGAAAAGCTGCCTACAGTGGAAACTAAAGATATCGGAACAATCCTCAAGACCGTGGGTATGACTCTCATGTCCAGTGTAGGCGGTGCCAGCGGCCCCCTTTACGGAACATTCTGGATGAAGGGCGGCATGCTTATGGGCGGTAAGGAAGAACTTAGCCCTGAAGATTTTGCCAAAGTAATTGAAGCTGGTGTTGAAGGGATTCTTCAGCGCGGGCGTCCCGATCTCGGAGACAAGACCCTGTATGACCTTTGGGCGCCTGTCCTTGAAGTAATCAAGGAAAAGGCCGGAAACGGTGACGATGTTCTTGCCATTGTTGAAGCTGCATTGCCTGTTGGTGAAAAGGCCCTTGCGGATACCATCCCCCTGCAGGCCAGAAAAGGACGGGCCAGCTATCTGGGTGAACGTTCTATCGGCCATCAGGACCCCGGTGCTACTTCATCTTATTACATGCTGGAAACACTGAAAGAAGTTTTGTCTTAA
- a CDS encoding manganese efflux pump MntP family protein produces the protein MPLYEILIISVALAMDAFTIAVACGLCMPDVTRRQNFRLSFHFGLFQALMPLLGWLAGLTVKGLVETYAPWISFFLLAFVGGKMIQESFDTDDSCDTQKDPTKGFSLVFLSVATSLDALAVGLSFSIMDYPILFPCTMIGITALVLTSFGLWLGKSFARASRYSHIAERVGGCVLILIGLKLLLQ, from the coding sequence ATGCCTTTATACGAAATACTCATCATCTCCGTGGCACTTGCCATGGATGCCTTCACCATTGCCGTGGCCTGCGGGCTATGCATGCCGGATGTGACCAGACGCCAGAACTTCAGGCTTTCTTTCCACTTCGGTCTGTTTCAGGCTCTCATGCCCCTGCTGGGGTGGCTGGCCGGGCTGACTGTAAAAGGCCTTGTTGAAACATACGCCCCGTGGATTTCATTTTTCCTGCTGGCTTTTGTCGGCGGTAAAATGATTCAGGAATCCTTTGACACAGATGACTCCTGCGACACACAAAAGGACCCTACCAAAGGTTTTTCCCTGGTATTTCTCTCGGTTGCCACCAGCCTTGATGCTTTAGCAGTGGGACTTTCCTTTTCAATCATGGATTACCCAATCCTATTCCCCTGCACCATGATCGGGATTACCGCGCTGGTGCTTACTTCTTTCGGGCTCTGGCTGGGTAAATCATTTGCACGTGCTTCGCGGTACAGCCACATCGCCGAAAGGGTCGGAGGATGCGTGCTCATTTTAATCGGCCTGAAATTGCTACTGCAATAA